A stretch of DNA from Spirochaetaceae bacterium:
TTATATAGGTAAATGCGAAAAATTACTTTGCCTGCGTTATTAATATTATTGCTGTACGCCTGCGCCACCGAGCCGCGTACTTTAAACGACATATCCTCTGACTTACCGGTAGAAAGGTATTTTAGATTGGCCCAAGAGGCCGCCGATAGAGGCCGCTTTAACTTGGCCATTTTGTACTACCAAAAAATTTATGAACTTTTTCCTACCGATGTCAGGCGCATTACCGCCGCCGAATACGGTGAGGCTCTTATCCATTTTAGGCTTGGCCGCTTTGATGAAGCCGAAGCTTTATTTAGGGCCATTATCGCCCGTTTTAATAACCCGGTTTTTGGGCCGCGTTTTGGCCCCAACGATAGATGGATTTTAGTGCTCTCCCAAGCCCGGCTGGCCGATATTGAAGCCCGCCGCTAATTTAAAATCTATTTAAGCTGCCGATAATTAAAATATGCCTAAAATTAAAGCCGGCTTATTATTAATTTTACTTATTAATCCCCTCTTTGCCATACAGCAAAGCGGTGAGGTGTTGTTGGGTGATTTTTGGTTCCCGCTCGATTTTTTCCCGCCCGGTACCTTTAATATTATTTACGAAAGCGGTTATGCT
This window harbors:
- a CDS encoding tetratricopeptide repeat protein, with amino-acid sequence MRKITLPALLILLLYACATEPRTLNDISSDLPVERYFRLAQEAADRGRFNLAILYYQKIYELFPTDVRRITAAEYGEALIHFRLGRFDEAEALFRAIIARFNNPVFGPRFGPNDRWILVLSQARLADIEARR